In a single window of the Zea mays cultivar B73 chromosome 5, Zm-B73-REFERENCE-NAM-5.0, whole genome shotgun sequence genome:
- the LOC103625697 gene encoding uncharacterized protein, with product MAATTTGMQMMQVQQAAALLLCLVVLAASTRVALGNCRDDCMAACNGWTIVCQLSCASACYGEVGITTLGTSAVLAKAEAPASAPQAAQERGAAAGVSALRGFKLSSPTTRGRG from the exons ATGGCGGCAACGACGACGGGGATGCAGATGATGCAGGTGCAGCAGGCGGCGGCGTTGCTGCTGTGCTTGGTTGTGTTGGCGGCGTCTACGCGGGTCGCGCTGGGCAACTGCCGCGACGACTGCATGGCTGCATGCAACGGCTGGACCATCGTCTGCCAGCTCTCCTGTGCCAGCGCATGCTACGGAGAAGTCG GGATCACAACCTTAGGTACGTCGGCTGTATTAGCGAAAGCAGAAGCGCCTGCATCAGCACCACAAGCAGCACAAGAGCGAGGCGCCGCCGCCGGCGTGTCCGCGCTCAGAGGGTTCAAGCTATCATCACCGACGACCCGTGGCCGTGGATGA